Proteins found in one Thunnus maccoyii chromosome 5, fThuMac1.1, whole genome shotgun sequence genomic segment:
- the LOC121896911 gene encoding myosin heavy chain, striated muscle-like isoform X5, with the protein MFRPTCRSSSPFSLTDLDMWDTKSRFTAQSSAWCGMAAVSGSGFLSKVNTSTSGSTSGFRQNGPGMRRWQSLSYLAPEGAPRSFLGAELRAAQGESSYRQSELMEWMRDVYERLDTQLDLLKSRDAQLNYNISTAQLLDMKHKQQAEAMSALEQENEAAELSPFEKSWQRRELRKNSLSRFQQMEKDLLQMRSTLNRGSHVQSVSPEKTSVSLSTLPMNQEDLNIQEKQKSDTEMCKLRAALRESEARAKTQEEERNNALQKLQTSTEVQRTLLNQMEEMIQRLNNTMQNHSDVQEQLSEANNKISQACLEKAILSTQVLKLEDNIKELKASFSGALSDKEHLIQEEKADLQQREKIQQGSESCELHVHQADSHNSKQETVLMKEETKALREVNEKLTCELEMVKQRLEMSQSQLQEQTSEKVMNTKQIADLKAERSQLITEREELLIKINDGHRELTDLKEKCHQLGESLEALELEKQKLQDSCLSLEDEVLAKEEKLHQQEDEYQRQDAARVQKIEELRAVASNWTEKWQKVALTLQSTQEEIEELKKNNSRNKNESDLLLRVELEACKQELELERSRGQALFQDKGKGGEAVQTQDKGTVTDLNISSQTESSLLWNPPSVSSSQNKSAQETLKSLERLRGTEKTEGQINTSALELKEMKKASGDNQDEGGLTSDTLRAQLEESRRKANHLEEEKTLAVQRLQTLRQLYPVKNENSSVDGRKYKTVSPVNVEVDQQRRMVTEQLKSLFKEREAKEIAQTGARPLQDWTPSSNNIKSAVERRSWHQGSGLMPVFEEDEESDDWSGREEGEPAEEAQAETNIHSQSLQP; encoded by the exons ATGTTTAGACCCACGTGCAGGAGTTCAAGTCCATTTTCTCTCACGGATCTCGATATGTGGGACACCAAATCTCGCTTCACAGCCCAG TCCTCAGCATGGTGTGGTATGGCAGCTGTTTCTGGGTCAGGGTTTCTGTCCAAAGTCAACACAAG CACATCTGGCAGCACTAGTGGCTTCAGACAGAATGGTCCAGGTATGAGGAGATGGCAGTCTCTGTCCTATCTGGCACCTGAGGGTGCTCCACGGTCTTTTCTAGGGGCTGAATTGCGGGCTGCTCAAGGTGAAAGTAGCTATAGACAATCAGAGCTGATGGAATGGATGCGGGATGTTTATGAGCGTCTGGACACCCAGCTGGACCTGCTGAAGTCAAGAGACGCACAGTTGAACTATAACATAAGTACTGCACAGCTGCTTGACATGAAACATAAG CAGCAGGCAGAGGCGATGAGCGCTCTTGAGCAGGAGAATGAGGCAGCTGAATTATCCCCATTTGAAAAGAGCTGGCAGCGTAGAGAGCTCCGTAAAAA TTCACTCTCAAGGTTCCAACAGATGGAAAAGGACCTGCTGCAGATGAGGTCTACCTTGAACAGAGGAAGCCATGTTCAATCTGTTTCTCCTGAAAAAACTTCTGTCTCACTAAGTACATTACCAATGAATCAAGAAGACTTAAACATACAG GAGAAGCAGAAGTCTGACACAGAGATGTGCAAGCTGAGAGCAGCTCTGAGAGAGTCTGAAGCAAGAGCAAAGACACAAGAAGAAGAGCGAAACAATGCACTCCAGAAACTCCAGACCTCTACAGAG GTGCAGAGGACACTGCTGAATCAAATGGAGGAGATGATTCAGAGGCTTAACAACACTATGCAGAACCACTCTGATGTACAAGAACAGTTGAGTGAAGCCAACAACAAGATCAGCCAAGCATGTCTG GAAAAAGCCATCTTGTCCACTCAAGTGCTAAAGCTGGAGGACAATATAAAAGAACTGAAAGCCAGTTTCTCAGGGGCTCTGTCTGACAAAGAACACTTGATCCAG GAGGAGAAAGCAGATCTGCAGCAGAGGGAAAAGATCCAACAAGGCTCAGAGAGTTGTGAGCTCCATGTTCATCAGGCTGATTCTCACAACAGCAAACAGGAAACTGTCCTGATGAAGGAAGAAACAAAGGCTCTCAGAGAG GTAAATGAAAAGCTTACATGTGAGCTTGAAATGGTCAAACAGAGACTGGAGATGTCACAGTCCCAGCTACAGGAGCAAACATCAGAAAAAGTCATGAACACAAAACAGATCGCAGATCTGAAGGCAGAACGCTCTCAGCTGATCACAGAAAGAGAGGAGCTTCTCATCAAAATTAATGATGGACACAGAGAGCTAACAGATTTGAAGGAAAAGTGCCATCAGCTTGG GGAATCGTTGGAAGCTTTAGaattagaaaaacagaaactgcAGGATAGTTGTCTGTCTTTGGAGGATGAGGTCCTTGCGAAGGAGGAGAAGCTCCACCAGCAGGAGGACGAATATCAGAGGCAAGATGCAGCGAGGGTCCAGAAAAtcgaggagctgagagctgtgGCCTCAAACTGGACTGAGAAATGGCAAAAGGTGGCTTTAACCCTGCAGTCCACACAGGAGGAGATAGAAGAGCTTAAGAAGAACAACTCCAGAAATAAA aatgAATCTGACTTACTGCTAAGGGTTGAGCTTGAAGCATGCAAACAGGAGCTGGAGTTGGAAAGGAGCAGGGGTCAAGCGCTGTTTCAGGATAAAGGTAAAG GGGGTGAAGCTGTGCAAACTCAGGACAAGGGCACAGTGACAGA CCTCAACATATCATCACAGACTGAATCCTCTTTGTTATGGAACCCACCATCCGTCTCCAGCAGTCAAAACAAAAGCGCTCAG GAAACTCTGAAGAGTTTAGAAAGGCTGAGAGGGACAGAAAAAACTGAGGGCCAAATCAATACTTCTGCTCTGGAGCTCAAG GAGATGAAAAAGGCTTCTGGAGACAATCAAGATGAAGGGGGCTTGACCTCTGACACACTGAGGGCCCAGCTAGAAG agagcaggaggaaggCAAACCACctggaagaggagaaaacactGGCAGTCCAGAGGCTTCAAACACTAAGGCAGCTTTACCCG GTTAAAAATGAGAACTCATCTGTTGATGGCAGGAAGTATAAAACTGTCTCCCCAGTTAATGTAGAAGTGGACCAACAGAGGAGGATGGTCACTGAGCAg TTAAAGAGTCTTTTTAAGGAGCGAGAGGCAAAGGAGATTGCTCAGACTGGAGCCAGGCCACTCCAAGACTGGACTCCATCTTCGAATAATATCAAG aGTGCAGTGGAGAGGAGGAGCTGGCATCAGGGCTCTGGTTTGATGCCGGTGTTTGAAGAGGACGAAGAGAGCGACGACTGGTcaggaagggaggagggagagccaGCAGAAGAAGCACAAGCTGAGACAAACATCCACAGCCAGAGCCTCCAG CCATAA
- the LOC121896911 gene encoding myosin-11-like isoform X6 has translation MEKDLLQMRSTLNRGSHVQSVSPEKTSVSLSTLPMNQEDLNIQEKQKSDTEMCKLRAALRESEARAKTQEEERNNALQKLQTSTEVQRTLLNQMEEMIQRLNNTMQNHSDVQEQLSEANNKISQACLEKAILSTQVLKLEDNIKELKASFSGALSDKEHLIQEEKADLQQREKIQQGSESCELHVHQADSHNSKQETVLMKEETKALREVNEKLTCELEMVKQRLEMSQSQLQEQTSEKVMNTKQIADLKAERSQLITEREELLIKINDGHRELTDLKEKCHQLGESLEALELEKQKLQDSCLSLEDEVLAKEEKLHQQEDEYQRQDAARVQKIEELRAVASNWTEKWQKVALTLQSTQEEIEELKKNNSRNKNESDLLLRVELEACKQELELERSRGQALFQDKGKGGEAVQTQDKGTVTDLNISSQTESSLLWNPPSVSSSQNKSAQETLKSLERLRGTEKTEGQINTSALELKEMKKASGDNQDEGGLTSDTLRAQLEESRRKANHLEEEKTLAVQRLQTLRQLYPVKNENSSVDGRKYKTVSPVNVEVDQQRRMVTEQLKSLFKEREAKEIAQTGARPLQDWTPSSNNIKSAVERRSWHQGSGLMPVFEEDEESDDWSGREEGEPAEEAQAETNIHSQSLQMSAMSAEINNLKTKNDNLLQAIRLTQPIRDFPATAEKDSDKSSDVGVPSLSHFSDEINLQRRSPFLYPDGIFLAELVDICSPDEEGEDED, from the exons ATGGAAAAGGACCTGCTGCAGATGAGGTCTACCTTGAACAGAGGAAGCCATGTTCAATCTGTTTCTCCTGAAAAAACTTCTGTCTCACTAAGTACATTACCAATGAATCAAGAAGACTTAAACATACAG GAGAAGCAGAAGTCTGACACAGAGATGTGCAAGCTGAGAGCAGCTCTGAGAGAGTCTGAAGCAAGAGCAAAGACACAAGAAGAAGAGCGAAACAATGCACTCCAGAAACTCCAGACCTCTACAGAG GTGCAGAGGACACTGCTGAATCAAATGGAGGAGATGATTCAGAGGCTTAACAACACTATGCAGAACCACTCTGATGTACAAGAACAGTTGAGTGAAGCCAACAACAAGATCAGCCAAGCATGTCTG GAAAAAGCCATCTTGTCCACTCAAGTGCTAAAGCTGGAGGACAATATAAAAGAACTGAAAGCCAGTTTCTCAGGGGCTCTGTCTGACAAAGAACACTTGATCCAG GAGGAGAAAGCAGATCTGCAGCAGAGGGAAAAGATCCAACAAGGCTCAGAGAGTTGTGAGCTCCATGTTCATCAGGCTGATTCTCACAACAGCAAACAGGAAACTGTCCTGATGAAGGAAGAAACAAAGGCTCTCAGAGAG GTAAATGAAAAGCTTACATGTGAGCTTGAAATGGTCAAACAGAGACTGGAGATGTCACAGTCCCAGCTACAGGAGCAAACATCAGAAAAAGTCATGAACACAAAACAGATCGCAGATCTGAAGGCAGAACGCTCTCAGCTGATCACAGAAAGAGAGGAGCTTCTCATCAAAATTAATGATGGACACAGAGAGCTAACAGATTTGAAGGAAAAGTGCCATCAGCTTGG GGAATCGTTGGAAGCTTTAGaattagaaaaacagaaactgcAGGATAGTTGTCTGTCTTTGGAGGATGAGGTCCTTGCGAAGGAGGAGAAGCTCCACCAGCAGGAGGACGAATATCAGAGGCAAGATGCAGCGAGGGTCCAGAAAAtcgaggagctgagagctgtgGCCTCAAACTGGACTGAGAAATGGCAAAAGGTGGCTTTAACCCTGCAGTCCACACAGGAGGAGATAGAAGAGCTTAAGAAGAACAACTCCAGAAATAAA aatgAATCTGACTTACTGCTAAGGGTTGAGCTTGAAGCATGCAAACAGGAGCTGGAGTTGGAAAGGAGCAGGGGTCAAGCGCTGTTTCAGGATAAAGGTAAAG GGGGTGAAGCTGTGCAAACTCAGGACAAGGGCACAGTGACAGA CCTCAACATATCATCACAGACTGAATCCTCTTTGTTATGGAACCCACCATCCGTCTCCAGCAGTCAAAACAAAAGCGCTCAG GAAACTCTGAAGAGTTTAGAAAGGCTGAGAGGGACAGAAAAAACTGAGGGCCAAATCAATACTTCTGCTCTGGAGCTCAAG GAGATGAAAAAGGCTTCTGGAGACAATCAAGATGAAGGGGGCTTGACCTCTGACACACTGAGGGCCCAGCTAGAAG agagcaggaggaaggCAAACCACctggaagaggagaaaacactGGCAGTCCAGAGGCTTCAAACACTAAGGCAGCTTTACCCG GTTAAAAATGAGAACTCATCTGTTGATGGCAGGAAGTATAAAACTGTCTCCCCAGTTAATGTAGAAGTGGACCAACAGAGGAGGATGGTCACTGAGCAg TTAAAGAGTCTTTTTAAGGAGCGAGAGGCAAAGGAGATTGCTCAGACTGGAGCCAGGCCACTCCAAGACTGGACTCCATCTTCGAATAATATCAAG aGTGCAGTGGAGAGGAGGAGCTGGCATCAGGGCTCTGGTTTGATGCCGGTGTTTGAAGAGGACGAAGAGAGCGACGACTGGTcaggaagggaggagggagagccaGCAGAAGAAGCACAAGCTGAGACAAACATCCACAGCCAGAGCCTCCAG ATGTCAGCTATGAGTGCAGAAATCAACAATCTGAAGACAAAAAATGACAATCTTCTGCAAG CCATAAGGCTCACGCAGCCAATCCGTGACTTTCCAGCTACTGCCGAAAAAGATTCAGACAAGTCCTCTGATGTTGGAGTGCCAAGCCTATCTCACTTTTCAGATGAGATTAACCTGCAGCGGAGGTCACCTTTCCTCTATCCTGATGGAATATTCCTGGCTGAGCTTGTAGATATCTGTAGCCCTGATGAAGAAGGAGAGGATGAAGACTGA